A window of the Pontibacillus yanchengensis genome harbors these coding sequences:
- a CDS encoding SDR family oxidoreductase — MSNRFDRHTEGQPKQEQQRQPGYENPMNPSPLHADEDYQSGNKLKGKVAFITGADSGIGRSVAIGYAKEGANVAISYLDEHEDAEDTKAKIEAEGQSAVLLPGDVGDESTCKQLVEQTVDHLGKLDVLVNNAAEQHPTDDIENITAEQLEQTFRTNVFSMFHMTKAALPHLKQGSSIINTASINPYVGNEHLVDYTSSKGAVVAFTRSMARQLVNRGIRVNGIAPGPIWTPLIPATFDEEKVSEFGKSTLMGRPGQPVEHVGSYVLLASDDSTYMTGQFIHINGGMFTSS, encoded by the coding sequence ATGAGCAATCGTTTTGATAGACATACAGAAGGACAACCTAAACAAGAACAACAAAGACAACCAGGTTATGAAAATCCAATGAATCCCTCACCTCTTCATGCAGATGAAGATTATCAGAGTGGTAATAAATTAAAAGGAAAAGTTGCTTTTATAACAGGTGCTGACAGCGGTATAGGGCGTTCAGTGGCAATAGGGTACGCGAAGGAAGGTGCGAATGTAGCAATATCGTACTTAGACGAACACGAAGATGCAGAAGACACAAAAGCAAAGATTGAGGCTGAAGGTCAAAGCGCTGTGCTTTTACCAGGGGATGTTGGAGATGAATCAACATGTAAACAACTAGTAGAGCAAACTGTTGATCATTTAGGAAAGCTTGATGTCCTTGTAAATAATGCAGCGGAACAACACCCAACAGATGATATAGAAAACATCACTGCAGAACAACTTGAACAAACTTTTCGAACGAATGTCTTCTCTATGTTCCACATGACAAAAGCAGCTTTACCGCATTTGAAACAAGGTAGTTCTATAATTAATACAGCTTCTATAAATCCGTATGTAGGAAATGAACATCTCGTAGATTATACTTCTTCTAAAGGGGCAGTGGTTGCATTTACTCGCTCTATGGCTAGACAGCTTGTTAACAGAGGAATTCGAGTAAACGGTATTGCTCCAGGTCCAATTTGGACACCTTTAATTCCAGCAACATTTGACGAAGAAAAGGTTTCTGAATTTGGTAAGAGCACCCTAATGGGACGTCCGGGCCAACCTGTTGAGCATGTTGGAAGTTATGTTCTATTAGCATCAGATGATTCGACCTATATGACAGGACAATTTATTCATATTAATGGTGGTATGTTTACTTCTAGTTGA
- the spxA gene encoding transcriptional regulator SpxA, with the protein MITVYLSPSCTSCRKAKAWLDEHNLEYEERNIFSQPLSIEEIKGIIRMTEDGTKEIISERSKVFQNLDVDLEDLSMRDLYKLIEDNPSILKRPILLDEKRMQVGFNEDEIRSFLPRKVRTFELQEALSEAN; encoded by the coding sequence ATGATTACTGTTTATCTTTCTCCAAGTTGTACTTCTTGCCGTAAAGCAAAAGCATGGTTGGACGAACATAATCTAGAATATGAAGAACGAAATATTTTCTCTCAACCTCTATCTATAGAAGAGATTAAGGGAATTATCCGCATGACAGAGGATGGAACAAAAGAAATTATTTCTGAACGCTCAAAAGTCTTCCAAAATCTCGACGTTGATCTTGAAGACCTATCCATGCGAGATTTATATAAACTAATCGAAGATAACCCTAGCATTCTAAAACGCCCTATTTTACTAGATGAAAAGCGTATGCAAGTAGGGTTTAACGAAGATGAAATCCGCAGCTTCCTCCCTAGAAAAGTACGCACATTCGAATTACAAGAAGCACTTTCTGAAGCTAACTAA